A stretch of Gemmatimonas aurantiaca T-27 DNA encodes these proteins:
- a CDS encoding restriction endonuclease subunit S, whose product MGGEWRECSLGELIDIKHGFAFQGEFIRDESRGDILLTPGNFSIGGGFKSDKFKYFDGPVPGDFVLAEADLLVTMTDLSKQSDTLGLPAFVPARSDGRRYLHNQRLGKILVKDQQAIDSRFLHYLLCSADYRNEVLASATGTTVKHTSPERIKRFRFSRPLLDEQRAIAHILGTLDDKIELNRRMSETLEEMARALFKSWFVDFDPVRAKADGRHHCLPQPIAELFPDSFEGSEMGEIPNNWELKTIGDLADVVGGGTPSTKEPTFWEDGTHAWATPKDLSGLSVPVLLETERYVTSLGLSQIGSGLLPRGTVLLSSRAPIGYLAVAETPVAINQGFIAMKPKAGVSNLFLLLWASFAHDQIVSRANGSTFLEISKANFRPIPMVAPRACIMDAFDRLARPLYERIVACAKASRTLTALRDTLLPKLISGELRVKDAERFVGVAL is encoded by the coding sequence ATGGGAGGTGAGTGGCGCGAGTGCTCGCTCGGTGAATTGATCGATATTAAGCACGGATTCGCATTTCAAGGCGAGTTTATCCGCGATGAGTCACGTGGCGACATCTTGCTTACGCCGGGCAACTTCTCGATAGGCGGTGGATTCAAGAGCGATAAATTCAAGTATTTCGACGGCCCGGTACCTGGGGACTTCGTTCTTGCTGAGGCTGACCTGCTAGTAACTATGACGGACCTCAGCAAACAGTCCGACACGCTTGGTTTGCCTGCTTTCGTTCCTGCACGATCCGATGGCCGGAGATACCTGCACAACCAGCGACTCGGCAAGATCCTCGTGAAGGATCAGCAAGCAATCGACAGCAGGTTCCTTCACTACCTCTTGTGCAGCGCTGACTATCGGAATGAAGTTCTCGCTAGCGCTACTGGCACTACAGTAAAGCACACATCACCTGAACGGATAAAGCGCTTCAGGTTCTCCCGACCGCTGCTAGACGAACAACGCGCCATCGCCCACATCCTCGGCACGCTCGACGATAAGATCGAGCTGAACCGACGCATGAGCGAAACGCTGGAGGAAATGGCGCGCGCGCTCTTCAAGTCGTGGTTCGTGGATTTCGATCCCGTTCGCGCCAAGGCTGACGGTCGTCATCATTGTCTTCCTCAGCCAATCGCAGAGCTATTCCCCGATTCGTTCGAAGGTTCGGAGATGGGAGAGATCCCGAACAATTGGGAACTCAAGACGATTGGAGATCTCGCGGATGTTGTTGGCGGTGGTACTCCCAGCACGAAGGAGCCAACATTTTGGGAAGACGGCACCCACGCCTGGGCCACTCCCAAAGATCTGTCGGGACTCTCTGTTCCTGTTCTGCTCGAAACGGAGCGTTACGTAACTAGTCTTGGTCTCTCGCAGATCGGCTCGGGACTGCTCCCTCGCGGAACCGTTCTGCTGTCCTCGCGTGCACCAATTGGTTATTTGGCTGTAGCCGAGACTCCGGTTGCCATCAATCAGGGCTTCATCGCGATGAAGCCAAAGGCAGGGGTATCGAACTTGTTCCTCCTACTTTGGGCGAGTTTCGCGCATGATCAGATTGTCAGCCGCGCGAATGGCTCGACATTTCTCGAGATCAGCAAGGCAAATTTTCGCCCTATTCCCATGGTCGCTCCTCGTGCGTGTATCATGGACGCATTCGACCGACTTGCGCGACCACTTTATGAGCGAATCGTGGCATGCGCAAAGGCGTCGCGCACATTGACAGCCCTCCGCGACACCCTGCTCCCCAAACTCATCTCCGGCGAGCTTCGTGTGAAAGACGCCGAGCGATTCGTCGGCGTAGCTTTGTAG
- a CDS encoding replication initiator protein A, which produces MSLAARRRPAARGVILDRSLEELPLFRLSDSADDVPVSFTTENGGRWRVIPAPGDRLPGTFDQDVYVELLHRYHEAGAPADGAITFTLHAFLRSMGRRADGRTYEQLRAALSRLERTTLESIGAYWSAQSAHADTSFTVLSTVSVQRRRVADREQLHLFGNLAAGEPGDARVTLSGTLRANLAARHVVTISAARYHALSSPVARRLYRILEVARADGRLSWRIPLERLAEQLPLTQRYPSHLQRVLQPAHEMLLSAGLVRDIAIRQYDRQWHVDYVLGSRPRDES; this is translated from the coding sequence ATGTCACTCGCCGCCCGCCGCCGCCCGGCTGCGCGTGGAGTCATCCTCGATCGCTCGCTCGAGGAACTCCCGCTCTTCCGTCTGAGCGACTCCGCAGACGATGTGCCCGTCTCGTTTACTACCGAGAACGGTGGGCGCTGGCGTGTTATCCCCGCGCCTGGCGATCGCCTGCCCGGTACTTTCGACCAGGACGTCTACGTCGAGCTGCTGCACCGCTATCACGAAGCGGGCGCCCCGGCCGACGGGGCCATCACCTTCACCCTGCACGCCTTCCTGCGCTCCATGGGCCGCCGCGCCGATGGGCGCACCTACGAGCAGCTCCGGGCCGCCCTCTCCCGACTCGAACGCACCACGCTCGAGTCGATCGGCGCCTACTGGTCGGCGCAGTCCGCCCACGCCGATACCAGCTTCACGGTCCTCTCCACCGTCTCCGTGCAGCGCCGACGGGTGGCCGACCGCGAACAACTCCATCTGTTCGGCAACCTGGCCGCCGGCGAACCCGGCGACGCCCGGGTCACGCTGTCAGGCACCCTGCGCGCCAATCTGGCCGCGCGACATGTGGTGACGATCTCCGCGGCACGGTATCACGCCCTTTCGTCCCCGGTTGCCCGTCGTCTGTACCGCATCCTTGAAGTGGCCCGGGCCGATGGACGCCTCTCCTGGCGTATTCCCCTCGAGCGCCTGGCCGAGCAGTTGCCGCTGACCCAGCGATACCCTTCCCACCTCCAGCGCGTCCTACAACCAGCGCACGAAATGCTGTTGAGTGCCGGGCTGGTGCGGGACATCGCCATTCGGCAGTACGACCGGCAGTGGCACGTGGATTACGTCCTCGGTTCCCGGCCGCGCGACGAAAGCTGA
- a CDS encoding type I restriction endonuclease subunit R codes for MPRFSESIVEDAALEWLAGLGYEVRHGPDMAAGEPGAERSDPGYRDVVLEHRLRAALLRLNPLLQAEAIDEAYRKLTRLDAPSAMDRNRAMHRMLLNGVEVEFRRPDGSIGGGQVQIFDFDTPTNNNWLAVNQFSVAEGQHHRRPDVVVFVNGLPLAVLELKNAADENATIWSAWQQLQTYQAQIPTLFTSNLALVISDGVQARIGALGAGKEWFKPWRTVSGTTSAPSSLSELEVLLHGVFEHRRFLDLLHYFVAFEQEDDGPLVKKLAGYHQYHAVNVAVEETLRAARSVNPDRIAENIGRYSSGEQPGGEPGDRRVGVVWHTQGSGKSLTMAFYAGRVILHPGMANPTVVVITDRNDLDEQLFGTFARCRNLLRQEPVQAKDRADLRKQLAVSAGGVIFTTIQKFMPDERGDKHPPLSDRRNVIVIADEAHRSQYEFHDGFAGHMRDALPNASFVGFTGTPIEKADANTRQVFGEYISVYDIQRAVVDGATVPIYYESRLAKLEFAESEKLGIDSAFEEVTEGEEVERKEQLKSKWAQLEVIAGADTRLDLIARDIVDHFERRNEVLDGKAMIVVMSRRIAVALYNRIVALRPEWHSDRNDEGLLKIVMTGSASDPVDWQPHIRNKTDREALATRFRDGSSGFRLVIVRDMWLTGFDCPSLATMYVDKPMRGHGLMQAIARVNRVFKDKPGGLVVDYLGLADALKSALATYTEAGGTGKTALDQEEAVAVMLEKHEICVGLFHGFDRSAWYVGTAQQRLSLLPAAQEHVLALPDGKERLMRHVSELTRAFALAVPHDTAMHIRDDVGFFQAVRAVLAKNEVGRARPRSDVEHAIRQIVSKALVSDEVIDVFTAAGLKKPDISILSDEFLAEVRGMPHRNLAVELLQKLLKGEIRTRSRRNVVQARSFAGLLEQALRRYQNRAVETAQIIEELIKLAKDMRAANARGEALGLTDDELAFYDALEVNDSAVQVLGDEQLRVIARELVATIRKNVSIDWAIRDNMRAQLRVYVKRILRKYGYPPDKQERATQTVLEQAELLSSEWAIAA; via the coding sequence ATGCCTCGTTTCTCTGAATCGATCGTCGAAGACGCCGCCCTCGAGTGGCTGGCCGGGCTCGGTTATGAGGTCCGGCACGGTCCCGATATGGCAGCCGGAGAACCTGGCGCCGAACGCAGCGACCCCGGCTATCGCGACGTGGTCCTGGAACACCGGCTCCGCGCAGCCCTCCTCCGCCTCAATCCGTTGCTTCAGGCGGAGGCCATCGACGAGGCGTACCGCAAACTGACCCGCCTCGACGCCCCGTCGGCCATGGACCGCAATCGCGCCATGCATCGCATGCTGCTGAATGGCGTGGAGGTCGAGTTTCGGCGTCCCGACGGATCAATTGGCGGCGGACAGGTGCAGATCTTCGACTTCGACACGCCGACGAACAACAACTGGCTGGCCGTCAACCAGTTCTCCGTGGCCGAGGGACAACACCACCGCCGGCCTGACGTGGTGGTGTTTGTCAACGGACTGCCACTTGCCGTGCTCGAACTCAAGAACGCCGCCGACGAAAACGCCACCATCTGGTCGGCTTGGCAGCAGTTGCAGACCTATCAGGCACAGATCCCGACCCTGTTCACCAGCAATCTGGCTCTGGTGATTTCCGACGGGGTTCAGGCGCGCATCGGCGCGCTCGGCGCCGGCAAGGAATGGTTCAAGCCTTGGCGCACGGTGAGCGGAACCACGAGTGCGCCGAGTTCACTGTCTGAGCTGGAAGTCTTGCTGCACGGTGTGTTCGAACACCGTCGCTTCCTCGACCTGCTGCACTACTTCGTGGCCTTCGAGCAGGAAGATGACGGCCCGCTCGTCAAAAAGTTGGCGGGATATCACCAGTATCACGCCGTCAACGTGGCGGTGGAAGAAACCCTGCGGGCCGCGCGCAGCGTCAACCCCGACCGTATTGCCGAAAACATCGGGCGCTATTCATCCGGTGAGCAACCCGGTGGGGAACCCGGCGACCGCCGCGTCGGCGTGGTGTGGCACACCCAGGGATCGGGGAAGAGTCTCACCATGGCCTTCTATGCCGGACGGGTGATCCTGCACCCCGGCATGGCCAACCCCACGGTGGTGGTGATCACCGACCGCAACGATCTGGACGAACAACTGTTCGGCACCTTCGCGCGTTGCCGCAACCTGCTGCGCCAGGAACCGGTGCAGGCCAAGGACCGCGCCGACCTGCGGAAGCAACTCGCCGTGAGCGCGGGTGGCGTGATTTTCACCACCATCCAGAAGTTCATGCCCGATGAACGGGGCGACAAACATCCCCCGCTCTCGGACCGCCGCAATGTGATCGTCATTGCCGACGAGGCGCACCGCAGTCAGTACGAATTCCACGATGGCTTCGCCGGACACATGCGCGATGCTTTGCCAAACGCCTCGTTCGTGGGATTCACCGGAACACCGATCGAAAAAGCCGATGCCAACACGCGGCAGGTGTTCGGCGAATACATCAGCGTGTACGATATCCAGCGCGCGGTGGTCGACGGAGCGACTGTACCCATCTACTACGAAAGCCGCTTGGCAAAACTTGAGTTTGCAGAATCAGAGAAGTTGGGCATCGATTCGGCATTCGAGGAAGTCACGGAAGGAGAGGAAGTCGAGCGCAAGGAGCAACTCAAGAGCAAATGGGCGCAGCTCGAGGTCATCGCCGGCGCCGACACGCGACTCGATCTCATTGCCCGGGATATCGTGGATCACTTCGAGCGCCGCAACGAGGTGCTCGACGGCAAGGCCATGATCGTGGTCATGAGTCGACGCATTGCGGTGGCGTTGTACAACAGAATTGTCGCGCTGCGTCCTGAATGGCACAGTGATCGCAACGACGAAGGACTGCTGAAGATCGTCATGACCGGATCGGCGAGCGACCCCGTCGACTGGCAGCCTCACATCCGCAACAAGACTGACCGCGAGGCCCTCGCCACCCGATTCCGCGATGGATCGAGTGGATTTCGACTCGTCATCGTGCGCGACATGTGGCTCACGGGCTTCGACTGCCCGAGCCTCGCCACGATGTACGTGGACAAGCCGATGCGAGGCCACGGGCTCATGCAAGCCATCGCCCGAGTGAATCGCGTATTCAAGGACAAACCGGGTGGGCTCGTGGTGGACTATCTGGGTCTTGCCGATGCGCTCAAGAGTGCACTCGCCACCTACACTGAAGCAGGAGGCACGGGCAAGACGGCACTCGATCAGGAAGAGGCCGTGGCCGTAATGTTGGAGAAGCATGAGATCTGTGTCGGCCTATTCCACGGTTTTGACCGTAGCGCGTGGTATGTTGGCACGGCGCAGCAGCGACTGTCCCTTTTGCCGGCGGCTCAGGAGCATGTGCTGGCACTTCCAGACGGCAAGGAGCGCCTCATGCGGCATGTCAGCGAACTGACGCGCGCCTTTGCCTTGGCCGTGCCTCACGACACCGCCATGCACATTCGCGACGATGTGGGATTCTTCCAGGCTGTTCGGGCTGTGCTGGCCAAGAACGAGGTGGGCAGAGCTCGACCGAGAAGCGATGTGGAACACGCCATTCGGCAGATCGTTTCCAAGGCGCTCGTGTCGGACGAAGTCATCGACGTATTCACCGCGGCGGGGCTCAAGAAGCCGGATATCTCGATTCTCTCCGATGAGTTTCTGGCGGAGGTGCGTGGCATGCCGCACCGCAATCTGGCCGTGGAGCTGTTGCAGAAACTGCTGAAAGGAGAAATCCGGACCCGCTCACGGCGCAACGTAGTGCAGGCGCGCTCGTTTGCCGGCCTGCTGGAGCAGGCGCTGCGCCGGTATCAGAACCGGGCGGTGGAAACCGCACAAATCATCGAAGAACTCATCAAGCTGGCCAAGGACATGCGGGCCGCCAACGCCCGCGGCGAGGCGCTTGGGCTCACCGACGATGAACTGGCGTTTTACGACGCGCTCGAAGTGAACGACAGCGCCGTTCAGGTGCTCGGAGACGAGCAACTGCGGGTCATTGCCCGTGAACTCGTAGCCACAATCCGAAAGAATGTGTCGATCGACTGGGCCATCCGCGACAACATGCGCGCGCAATTGCGCGTGTACGTCAAACGCATCCTCCGCAAGTACGGCTATCCACCTGACAAACAGGAGCGGGCCACGCAGACGGTGTTGGAGCAGGCGGAATTGCTAAGCAGTGAGTGGGCGATCGCTGCGTGA
- a CDS encoding ATP-binding protein, which yields MSAIELLESLNALDEHEHIEAKRGSDTGRSLLETVCAFSNEPGLGGGSILLGVERDDLSLFPSYSAVGVAQPDKVSAEIATQCRDMFNVPVRVDVSTEQVDGKPVIVVTVPEAPPHDKPIFFKNTGLPKGAFRRVGSTDQRCTDDDVALLYQGREQQSYDSGIVADASLEDISSEAIAEYRRSQSEFNVDAEALRWTDLELLQALGAVRRHAKGEDWKPTVAGLIVFGTRQALRRCFPMTRVDYIRVPGKEWVPDPEKRFDTVELRDPLFKLIRRAQAAVLDDLPQSFGLEEGQLQRTDTPIIPQRVIREALVNAVMHRSYRNHGPVQIIRYANRLEIRNPGFSLKSPEHLGEPGSQPRNPKIAAILHETRFAETKGSGIRVMREMMSEAGLTPPVFESDRGRDEFVARYLFHHFLGADDIAWLANFRDLHLTDEDAKALIVVREAGAIDNASYRQLNRVDTLAASQALRRLRDAAVLEQKGRGSATFYVPGLRLKGMAGNATAASSFDQGTSASSKSGASVASLSVESLPLSVELSALSGEFPSLSGDLPPLSGESRSLANRPDLEQLAAKERRSTLLAPVPGDVAALVGGLGERSRPQQVKTVIKELLTLRAWQIDELSTVLRRNPAYIREQYLQPMVQDGVIQMTHPNEPNHPAQAYRVRSE from the coding sequence ATGAGCGCCATTGAACTCCTCGAGAGCCTGAATGCACTCGATGAGCACGAACATATCGAGGCCAAGCGCGGCAGTGACACCGGCCGGTCATTGCTCGAGACCGTGTGTGCGTTCTCCAACGAGCCCGGCCTCGGCGGTGGCAGCATTCTGCTCGGCGTTGAACGCGATGACCTCTCACTCTTCCCAAGCTATTCGGCAGTTGGCGTTGCACAGCCGGACAAGGTGTCAGCGGAGATTGCCACGCAGTGCCGCGACATGTTCAACGTGCCGGTGCGGGTGGACGTGTCGACCGAGCAGGTCGATGGGAAGCCCGTTATCGTGGTCACGGTTCCCGAAGCACCACCACACGACAAGCCCATATTCTTCAAGAATACGGGTTTGCCCAAGGGCGCTTTCCGGCGTGTCGGCAGTACCGATCAGCGCTGCACCGATGACGATGTGGCGCTCCTCTATCAGGGCCGGGAGCAGCAGAGTTATGACAGTGGGATCGTGGCTGATGCCTCACTCGAGGACATTTCGTCGGAGGCGATCGCCGAGTACCGGCGTTCGCAGTCGGAGTTTAACGTTGACGCGGAAGCGCTTCGCTGGACCGATCTCGAGCTGCTGCAGGCGCTTGGCGCAGTACGTCGGCACGCCAAAGGCGAGGACTGGAAGCCGACCGTTGCTGGTCTGATTGTCTTCGGTACGCGCCAGGCATTGCGTCGCTGCTTTCCCATGACGCGCGTGGACTATATCCGCGTCCCGGGAAAGGAGTGGGTGCCGGATCCGGAGAAACGGTTCGATACTGTCGAGCTCCGGGATCCGCTCTTCAAGTTAATTCGGCGGGCACAGGCCGCCGTATTGGACGACCTGCCTCAGTCCTTTGGTCTCGAGGAAGGCCAACTGCAACGCACGGACACGCCTATCATTCCGCAGCGAGTGATTCGCGAGGCGCTCGTGAACGCGGTCATGCACCGCAGTTACCGCAATCATGGCCCGGTGCAGATCATCCGCTACGCCAATCGGCTGGAGATTCGTAACCCGGGGTTCTCGCTCAAGTCACCCGAGCATCTTGGCGAACCCGGGTCCCAGCCGCGCAATCCAAAGATCGCCGCAATCCTGCACGAGACCCGTTTCGCCGAAACGAAGGGCAGCGGGATTCGGGTTATGCGGGAAATGATGTCCGAGGCCGGCCTCACGCCGCCGGTTTTCGAAAGCGATCGAGGCCGCGATGAATTCGTCGCCCGCTACCTCTTTCATCATTTTCTCGGCGCAGACGATATCGCGTGGCTCGCCAATTTTCGCGATCTCCATCTCACGGATGAAGATGCGAAGGCGCTGATCGTTGTCCGTGAAGCCGGCGCAATCGACAACGCCAGCTATCGGCAGCTGAACCGGGTCGATACCCTTGCGGCCAGTCAGGCACTCCGGCGATTGAGAGATGCTGCCGTGTTGGAACAGAAGGGGCGTGGTTCAGCCACCTTCTATGTCCCGGGGCTTCGTCTCAAGGGCATGGCGGGGAATGCAACAGCAGCATCCAGCTTCGACCAAGGCACCAGCGCCAGCTCGAAGTCCGGTGCATCCGTTGCTTCCTTATCTGTGGAGTCTTTGCCCTTATCTGTGGAGCTCTCCGCCTTATCTGGGGAGTTCCCATCCTTGTCTGGGGACCTCCCGCCGCTATCTGGGGAGTCGAGGTCCCTAGCTAACAGACCGGATTTGGAGCAACTGGCTGCCAAAGAGCGGCGAAGTACGCTTCTCGCCCCGGTGCCGGGAGATGTGGCCGCTTTGGTCGGCGGCCTCGGTGAACGATCCCGCCCTCAGCAGGTCAAGACAGTGATCAAGGAACTGCTGACTCTCCGAGCCTGGCAAATAGACGAACTGAGTACGGTGCTCCGCCGAAACCCCGCGTACATTCGCGAACAATATCTGCAGCCCATGGTTCAGGACGGTGTCATCCAGATGACACACCCCAACGAGCCCAATCATCCGGCGCAGGCCTACCGCGTTCGATCGGAGTAG
- a CDS encoding restriction endonuclease produces MPTHDLNYNCMPGFWMVRAGEGGYLAKEFVEKECVAVGFDGVGSFEQLTTLGAFKGRLLGVYPDDSPGKRAGAAGVGHKFRTLVQRGDRILTYDPDTRLYHLGRVEGDYEYRPGFVSDYSHVRRVKWDRQILRDTLSSGVRNTLGSTLTLFEPGDAILQEMLRSGVSAETPAVLDEEDRGDETTIYLEQLSRSHEFIADRVNRLSPHEMEQLLAALLRTMGFKARVTLPGPDRGRDVVASPDGLGLQSPRIFCEVKHRKGSIGAPEVRSFTSTLRGDDRGLFLSTGGFTREAKYEGDRSHVPVTLVDLEELVRLVVEHYEQFDTVGRALIPLDRVY; encoded by the coding sequence GTGCCGACCCATGACCTGAACTACAACTGTATGCCCGGATTCTGGATGGTGCGAGCTGGCGAGGGGGGATATCTCGCCAAGGAGTTTGTGGAGAAGGAGTGTGTCGCTGTCGGATTCGATGGCGTTGGATCATTTGAGCAGCTGACCACTCTCGGTGCCTTCAAGGGGAGACTGCTCGGGGTCTATCCCGATGATTCTCCTGGAAAGCGAGCAGGAGCAGCTGGGGTGGGTCACAAGTTTCGCACGCTAGTTCAGCGGGGCGACCGCATCCTCACGTATGATCCGGATACCCGACTGTACCATCTGGGTCGTGTAGAGGGGGACTACGAGTATCGCCCCGGGTTTGTGAGCGACTATTCACACGTGCGAAGAGTGAAGTGGGATCGGCAGATTCTTCGCGACACGCTCTCCTCAGGCGTTCGCAATACACTGGGATCCACTCTCACGTTGTTCGAGCCGGGTGATGCGATATTGCAGGAGATGCTGAGGTCGGGAGTATCCGCAGAGACTCCCGCCGTCCTGGATGAGGAGGATCGAGGTGACGAGACGACCATCTATCTCGAACAGTTAAGCCGCTCACATGAATTCATCGCGGATCGGGTCAACCGGCTGTCTCCCCATGAAATGGAACAGCTGCTGGCTGCTCTTCTTCGGACCATGGGATTCAAGGCCCGCGTAACGCTACCTGGGCCCGATCGAGGGCGGGATGTAGTTGCTTCTCCTGATGGTCTCGGCCTTCAGAGTCCGCGCATTTTCTGTGAAGTCAAACATCGCAAGGGTTCGATCGGTGCGCCGGAGGTTCGTAGCTTCACTTCCACGCTGCGGGGAGATGATCGCGGGCTGTTTCTCAGCACAGGTGGGTTCACGCGGGAGGCGAAGTATGAAGGTGACCGCTCACACGTGCCCGTCACTCTTGTGGATCTGGAAGAGCTGGTACGCCTTGTGGTTGAACACTATGAGCAGTTCGATACTGTCGGTCGCGCGCTGATCCCGCTGGACCGGGTATACTAG
- a CDS encoding SDR family NAD(P)-dependent oxidoreductase, producing the protein MPNATKFPNALVVITGAGRPSQLGETLAAHFAATGFSLALIGRTLDEAQARTAELTASPSGQRFTAHAADLASPAAAESVAAEVLLAHKTSRVHAVVCVAGGFGATGPLDEADPDAWHQQFAINVDTAFATTRAFLPALREAKGSLVYFGSASALPGGSPKGLAAYAAAKSGVLALMRTVALDEKAHGVRANAVAPTAIRTATNLADMGDKTFYVERESVADVVAFLVSPAARNITGQVITLA; encoded by the coding sequence ATGCCAAACGCGACCAAATTTCCCAACGCACTTGTTGTCATCACCGGCGCTGGCCGTCCCAGCCAACTCGGTGAAACCCTCGCCGCCCACTTTGCGGCGACAGGTTTCTCCCTCGCGCTGATCGGCCGCACGCTGGATGAAGCGCAGGCCCGTACCGCTGAGTTGACCGCATCACCATCCGGCCAGCGCTTCACCGCCCACGCCGCCGACCTGGCCAGTCCAGCGGCCGCCGAATCGGTGGCAGCCGAGGTGTTGTTGGCGCACAAGACGAGCCGTGTGCATGCTGTCGTCTGCGTTGCCGGCGGGTTTGGCGCGACGGGCCCACTCGACGAAGCCGATCCCGACGCCTGGCACCAGCAATTCGCCATCAACGTCGACACGGCCTTCGCCACCACGCGCGCGTTCCTGCCCGCCCTGCGGGAGGCCAAAGGCAGTCTCGTCTACTTTGGCTCCGCGTCGGCGCTGCCAGGCGGTTCCCCCAAGGGCCTCGCCGCCTACGCCGCTGCCAAAAGTGGTGTGCTTGCCCTCATGCGCACGGTCGCACTCGACGAAAAAGCTCACGGTGTGCGCGCCAACGCCGTGGCGCCAACCGCCATCCGTACGGCGACCAATCTCGCCGATATGGGAGACAAGACGTTTTACGTGGAGCGCGAATCGGTGGCCGACGTGGTAGCCTTCCTCGTGAGCCCAGCCGCCCGCAATATCACGGGGCAGGTCATCACGCTGGCGTAA
- a CDS encoding peptidase E, with protein MKRRDFVSTSFGAAGAIASGALIPSFSPAHAAEPLPMTDIASNAPRATRKILIAGGGFRTKFIGYMAQLTGKSRPRICFLPTASADAPETSIGFFQACAPLNVEPFVQNVFIESLSQTQGWDEVLLSADAIVCSGGNTLNQQAIWKAQGIDVVLREAWDRGIVLGGASAGSLCWFEEGTTDSRPKALSIVKCLGFLKGSHSPHYDAEAGRRPLYHKLIGSGEMKPGYACDNDAGIYFEDNAVKRVVHTRADAKVYYVSVENGKVTEKVMQPEML; from the coding sequence ATGAAACGTCGCGACTTTGTCTCCACGTCCTTCGGTGCGGCAGGCGCCATCGCCTCCGGCGCCCTGATCCCCTCCTTCTCACCCGCCCACGCCGCCGAGCCCCTGCCCATGACCGACATCGCCTCCAACGCTCCGCGCGCCACTCGCAAGATCCTCATTGCCGGCGGCGGTTTCCGGACGAAGTTCATCGGCTACATGGCGCAACTCACCGGCAAGTCACGCCCGCGGATCTGCTTCTTGCCCACCGCATCGGCTGATGCGCCAGAGACCTCCATCGGCTTTTTCCAGGCCTGCGCACCACTCAACGTGGAGCCGTTCGTGCAGAACGTCTTCATCGAAAGTCTTTCGCAGACCCAAGGCTGGGATGAAGTGCTGCTTTCGGCCGACGCCATCGTCTGCTCCGGCGGCAACACGCTCAATCAACAGGCCATCTGGAAAGCGCAGGGTATCGATGTCGTGCTGCGCGAAGCCTGGGACCGCGGCATCGTACTCGGTGGGGCGTCAGCGGGTTCGCTGTGCTGGTTCGAAGAAGGCACCACCGACTCGCGCCCGAAGGCGCTGTCCATCGTGAAGTGTCTTGGCTTCCTCAAGGGCAGTCACTCACCGCACTACGACGCCGAAGCCGGTCGCCGTCCGCTGTACCACAAGCTGATCGGCTCAGGAGAGATGAAGCCTGGCTATGCCTGCGACAACGATGCCGGCATCTACTTCGAAGACAACGCAGTGAAGCGGGTCGTGCACACCCGCGCCGACGCCAAGGTGTACTACGTGAGTGTCGAGAACGGCAAGGTGACGGAGAAGGTGATGCAACCCGAGATGCTGTAG
- a CDS encoding threonine ammonia-lyase produces MTYTPETVPFPSLEDIRAARERLGNRVITTPVRRIFDDALSAEVGATTGVWLKEELFQHTGSFKPRGALTVMAELTPEARERGVTGVSAGNHAISLAYSARQLGTTAKVVMPRTANPYRIQLFRDLGGIAELVDTIHIAFERVEEIIADEGRTQVHPFEGPLTALGTATVGLEFMEQMAEVNTALDAIIVASGGGGLTGGIACAVKQWRPTTKVYVVEPEGADSLYRSFQAGSPQTIEAVRTIADSLGSPRSEPYSYALNKRFIDDIVLVSDDQIRDGMRTLFRSAKLVVEPAGAAAMAALRFPLREQLAGQQVGVVVCGGNTDIATYAKHLQP; encoded by the coding sequence GTGACGTACACACCTGAAACGGTTCCGTTTCCTTCGCTCGAAGACATCCGCGCCGCGCGTGAACGTCTCGGGAATCGTGTGATCACCACACCGGTTCGCCGCATCTTCGACGACGCCCTCTCAGCCGAAGTGGGCGCCACCACCGGCGTGTGGCTCAAGGAAGAACTCTTCCAGCACACCGGCAGCTTCAAGCCGCGCGGTGCACTCACCGTGATGGCCGAGCTCACACCGGAAGCGCGCGAGCGCGGCGTGACCGGTGTCTCCGCGGGCAATCACGCCATCTCGCTCGCCTACTCGGCACGGCAACTCGGCACGACCGCGAAGGTGGTCATGCCCCGCACGGCAAACCCGTATCGCATTCAGCTCTTCCGCGATCTCGGTGGCATCGCCGAACTCGTCGACACCATTCACATCGCCTTCGAGCGTGTCGAAGAGATCATCGCCGACGAAGGCCGCACGCAGGTGCATCCGTTTGAAGGCCCACTGACTGCACTGGGCACGGCCACGGTCGGCCTCGAGTTCATGGAGCAAATGGCGGAGGTGAACACCGCACTCGACGCCATCATCGTGGCTTCCGGTGGCGGCGGTCTCACCGGCGGCATCGCCTGCGCGGTGAAACAGTGGCGTCCCACGACAAAGGTGTACGTCGTGGAACCCGAAGGCGCCGACAGTCTCTACCGCAGCTTCCAAGCCGGCTCCCCACAGACCATCGAAGCCGTACGCACGATCGCCGACTCTCTTGGTTCGCCACGCTCAGAGCCGTATTCGTATGCGCTCAACAAACGCTTCATCGATGACATCGTGCTCGTGAGCGACGACCAGATCCGCGATGGCATGCGCACGCTGTTCCGCAGCGCCAAGCTGGTGGTCGAACCCGCAGGTGCCGCAGCGATGGCCGCCCTGCGCTTCCCATTGCGTGAACAACTCGCCGGCCAACAAGTCGGCGTCGTGGTCTGCGGGGGTAACACCGATATCGCCACCTACGCCAAACACCTCCAGCCGTAG